One stretch of Armigeres subalbatus isolate Guangzhou_Male chromosome 2, GZ_Asu_2, whole genome shotgun sequence DNA includes these proteins:
- the LOC134209908 gene encoding FACT complex subunit Ssrp1-like has product MLEKELPTRGWNWGTIHFKGSVLSFDVESRTNIEIPLSHVTQCNSGKYEVTVEFYQNDDAPVSLMEMRFHIPMTESAETDPVEVSPDQVMKQASVISATCDAIAIFREIHCLTPRGRHDIKVFQFPVSCTVKHTILKFPRHRCSGCFCFRTRTID; this is encoded by the coding sequence ATGCTGGAGAAGGAACTGCCAACGCGAGGCTGGAATTGGGGAACGATTCACTTCAAGGGCAGTGTGCTGTCATTCGATGTGGAAAGTAGAACCAACATTGAGATTCCGCTGAGTCACGTTACCCAGTGCAACAGTGGCAAGTACGAGGTGACCGTGGAGTTCTATCAGAACGATGATGCACCGGTTAGTCTAATGGAGATGCGCTTCCACATTCCTATGACGGAGTCGGCTGAAACGGATCCGGTCGAGGTATCCCCGGACCAGGTCATGAAGCAAGCTTCGGTCATTTCCGCCACTTGCGATGCCATTGCTATCTTCCGGGAGATTCATTGTCTTACGCCGCGTGGTCGCCATGACATTAAGGTGTTCCAGTTTCCGGTAAGCTGCACGGTAAAACACACGATTTTAAAATTCCCACGTCATCGGTGTTCCGGGTGTTTCTGCTTCCGCACAAGGACAATCGACTGA